The Mesorhizobium sp. M1D.F.Ca.ET.043.01.1.1 genome contains a region encoding:
- a CDS encoding lytic transglycosylase domain-containing protein, protein MDRVTLLMLGMIATAPCAFSASTGAEPVAISQSPQLGKWQKFVAEASRRFRVPQAWIRAVMNAESGGNTMRDGRPITSRAGAIGLMQVMPATYAEMRVANGLGPNPHDPRDNILAGTAYLRAMYDRFGFPGLFAAYNAGPGRYEGYLKHGKPLPKETVDYLEQLRAAGISATDMKQFKGKSVAPEGPKAPSGRSLFFLHDRVRAGMRNGDLFVPLGKDGMRPKEPHG, encoded by the coding sequence ATGGACCGAGTGACCCTCCTGATGTTGGGCATGATCGCCACCGCGCCATGCGCCTTTTCCGCCTCGACCGGCGCCGAGCCGGTCGCCATCTCCCAAAGTCCGCAGCTTGGAAAGTGGCAGAAGTTCGTCGCGGAAGCCAGCCGGCGTTTTCGTGTTCCGCAGGCCTGGATCCGCGCCGTCATGAATGCCGAAAGCGGCGGCAACACCATGCGCGACGGCCGCCCCATCACCTCTCGCGCCGGCGCCATTGGCCTCATGCAGGTGATGCCCGCCACCTATGCGGAGATGCGCGTGGCCAATGGTCTCGGCCCAAATCCGCACGATCCGCGCGACAATATTCTGGCCGGCACCGCCTATCTGCGAGCCATGTATGACCGCTTCGGATTCCCCGGCCTCTTCGCCGCCTACAACGCAGGCCCCGGGCGCTACGAAGGGTATTTGAAGCACGGCAAGCCATTGCCCAAAGAGACCGTCGATTACCTGGAGCAGCTCAGGGCGGCGGGGATTTCGGCCACCGACATGAAGCAATTCAAGGGCAAATCTGTCGCTCCGGAGGGGCCAAAGGCACCCTCGGGGCGCTCGTTGTTCTTCCTCCACGACCGTGTTCGCGCCGGCATGCGAAACGGCGATCTCTTCGTGCCGCTTGGCAAGGATGGCATGCGGCCAAAGGAGCCACATGGCTAG
- the rlxS gene encoding relaxase/mobilization nuclease RlxS (I built this because a sul1 chimera in AMR looks like the C-terminus.), producing the protein MQDDEFRPKLGKIGSRGSKAGKRYAGQVRAAINRAGGRPQRGGRFTGSRTGRGGAAAALLKSRDRYAAFRQRRVVVKARFVKLAGKGADGARAHLRYLQRDGVTREGEAGELYGGDSDRIDGKAFADRTDGDRHQFRFIVAPEDGIEYEDLKPLTRRLMAQVEEDLGTKLDWVAVDHFNTGHPHTHIIVRGKDDRGENLVIARQYVSSGIRERAAELVSLDLGPRTDREIEQRLRQEMEQERFTSIDRQLLRMRDDDGLVSTNGRDTFRQTLHQGRLRKLERMGLADEVGPGRWRLEGELETTLRRIGERGDIIKTMHRELAGKGLTRSAADCVIHDRSGEAAQPVVGRVVARGLADEINDRQYLVVDGVDGKSHWIDIGKGEATEPTPEGCIVCATPRSTEPRQVDRTVAEIAAAHGGHYDVDIHLKHDKSATESFAQTHVRRLEAIRRAIGGVEREPDGTWIIATDHLDRVCDYERQRARTEPVTVEKLTSMPLERQVGFDGATWLDRELVSDMPGSLHNSGFGRDVREAQARRRQWLIAQDLAREEQDRIVYRANMLSILRQRELNRVAGQLSDELGLSYSEAKPGVRIAGRLREKLELASGKYAVIEKSREFTLVPWRPVLDRHLGKEVSGIVRGEGISWTLGRQRSGPSV; encoded by the coding sequence ATGCAGGATGATGAGTTCCGACCGAAGCTCGGGAAAATAGGCTCCCGCGGTTCGAAGGCCGGCAAACGCTATGCCGGTCAGGTTCGGGCCGCGATCAACAGGGCCGGCGGCCGGCCGCAGCGCGGTGGTCGCTTCACCGGAAGCCGTACAGGGCGCGGCGGGGCGGCGGCTGCGCTGCTGAAATCGCGCGATCGCTATGCCGCCTTCCGCCAGCGGCGGGTCGTCGTCAAAGCCCGCTTCGTCAAGCTCGCCGGCAAGGGCGCGGACGGGGCGCGTGCGCATCTGCGCTATCTCCAGCGCGACGGCGTCACCCGCGAAGGCGAAGCTGGCGAGCTCTATGGCGGCGATAGCGACCGCATCGATGGTAAGGCGTTTGCCGATCGCACTGATGGCGACCGCCATCAGTTCCGCTTCATAGTCGCACCAGAAGACGGCATCGAGTATGAGGACCTGAAGCCGCTGACTCGACGTCTGATGGCTCAGGTGGAAGAGGACCTCGGGACCAAGCTCGACTGGGTCGCGGTCGACCATTTCAACACCGGCCATCCGCATACGCATATCATCGTGCGCGGCAAGGACGATCGCGGCGAGAACCTCGTCATCGCAAGGCAGTATGTCTCGAGTGGAATCCGCGAGCGCGCGGCAGAGCTGGTCAGCCTCGACCTTGGACCTCGCACCGATCGCGAGATCGAACAGCGCCTGCGCCAGGAAATGGAGCAGGAACGCTTTACCAGCATCGACCGGCAACTGCTGCGCATGCGTGACGATGACGGTCTTGTTTCGACGAACGGCCGCGACACCTTTCGCCAGACGCTGCACCAGGGTCGCTTGCGAAAGCTCGAGCGGATGGGCTTGGCTGATGAAGTCGGCCCGGGCCGCTGGCGACTCGAGGGCGAGCTGGAAACCACCCTGCGGCGCATCGGCGAGCGCGGCGACATCATCAAGACCATGCATCGCGAGCTGGCCGGCAAGGGGCTCACGCGCAGTGCCGCCGACTGCGTGATCCACGATCGATCCGGCGAGGCGGCACAGCCCGTCGTCGGCCGCGTCGTGGCGCGCGGGCTCGCCGACGAAATCAATGACCGGCAATACCTTGTCGTCGACGGAGTTGACGGTAAAAGCCATTGGATCGACATCGGCAAAGGTGAGGCCACCGAACCCACGCCCGAAGGCTGCATCGTGTGTGCCACCCCGAGGAGCACCGAGCCGAGGCAGGTCGACCGTACTGTCGCCGAGATCGCCGCCGCCCATGGCGGCCATTACGACGTGGATATCCATTTGAAGCACGACAAATCCGCCACCGAGAGCTTTGCGCAAACGCATGTCCGTCGATTGGAGGCGATCCGGCGCGCCATCGGCGGCGTGGAGCGCGAGCCGGACGGCACCTGGATCATCGCGACGGACCATCTCGATCGCGTCTGCGACTACGAGCGCCAGCGGGCCAGGACCGAGCCCGTCACCGTCGAGAAGCTCACTTCGATGCCCCTGGAGCGGCAGGTCGGCTTTGACGGCGCCACCTGGCTCGACCGCGAGCTGGTCTCCGATATGCCGGGATCGTTGCACAACTCCGGCTTTGGCCGTGACGTCCGGGAAGCGCAAGCCCGCCGGCGGCAATGGCTGATCGCGCAAGACCTCGCGCGCGAAGAGCAGGATCGGATCGTTTACCGCGCCAACATGCTTTCGATCCTGCGGCAGCGTGAGTTGAACCGTGTGGCTGGCCAACTATCGGACGAACTTGGACTGTCGTATTCCGAAGCCAAGCCTGGGGTTCGGATAGCAGGCAGGCTGCGCGAAAAGTTGGAGCTTGCCAGCGGCAAATATGCCGTCATCGAGAAATCGCGCGAGTTCACGCTGGTACCATGGCGGCCTGTGCTCGATCGACACCTCGGTAAGGAGGTGTCCGGGATCGTGCGCGGTGAAGGGATTTCCTGGACCCTCGGGCGGCAGAGGAGCGGGCCAAGCGTGTGA
- a CDS encoding E2 ligase fold family C protein: MALANFIDRAATAASQVLADFHLGDFKAALEKQVVAVAFDNQAASCAEGRATLDLAVRLLARLYPVLAILPLDSAANSQARALERLAKSINPKVGIRRSGKSASVCVVAGATRPSLRCPTFFMGSDGWAAKLSRTDPVGSGPSLLPYGAGAASCFGAANVFRTIFAAQLTGAELDETIDLSLYSYDKTKAGDAGPIDFPVNLGETHLVGLGAIGHGALWTLARQPGLSGRLHVIDPEAIELSNLQRYALAGQAEIGMSKAVLATTVLRSTALDVEAHPVKWAEYVARRGNWVFDQVGVALDTAADRLAVQGALPRWIANAWTQEHDLGISRHGFDYGQACLCCMYMPSGKSKDEHQLIAEELGIPEAQEQVKTLLQTNAGVPNDFVVRVAAAMAVPFEPLAPFVGQPLRTFYQQAICGGLVFQLSDGSRLVRAAVPMAFQSALAGIMLAAELVKHSAGFPMGPMTSTRVNLLRPLGSHLHDPKAKDSSGRCICSDDDFLAAYRRKYGKSVEQLSDVSAA, translated from the coding sequence ATGGCCCTTGCAAACTTCATCGACCGGGCTGCCACGGCGGCATCTCAGGTGCTGGCCGACTTTCATCTGGGCGACTTCAAGGCAGCTCTCGAAAAGCAGGTCGTGGCTGTCGCCTTCGACAATCAGGCCGCTTCGTGCGCCGAAGGCCGCGCGACGCTGGATCTTGCGGTGAGGTTGCTCGCCAGACTCTATCCGGTTCTGGCAATACTCCCCTTGGACAGCGCGGCAAACTCGCAAGCCCGAGCGCTGGAGCGCTTGGCAAAGTCGATTAATCCGAAAGTAGGCATCCGGCGCTCCGGCAAGTCTGCCAGCGTGTGCGTGGTGGCAGGGGCAACGCGCCCATCACTGCGGTGCCCAACCTTCTTCATGGGATCGGACGGTTGGGCGGCAAAGCTGTCGCGTACAGACCCGGTGGGCTCTGGCCCAAGTTTGCTGCCCTATGGAGCTGGCGCCGCCAGTTGTTTCGGCGCCGCCAATGTCTTTCGAACGATCTTCGCCGCCCAGCTGACCGGCGCCGAGTTGGACGAAACCATCGACCTCTCGCTATACAGCTACGACAAGACCAAGGCCGGCGATGCCGGCCCGATCGACTTCCCTGTCAATCTTGGCGAAACGCACCTCGTTGGGCTCGGCGCGATAGGTCATGGCGCGCTTTGGACACTAGCGAGACAACCCGGTCTCTCGGGTCGCCTGCATGTAATCGATCCCGAAGCGATCGAACTCTCGAACCTGCAGCGCTACGCATTGGCCGGCCAGGCGGAGATAGGCATGTCCAAGGCGGTCCTTGCAACCACCGTCCTTCGATCGACCGCCCTCGATGTCGAGGCGCACCCGGTGAAGTGGGCAGAATATGTTGCGCGCAGGGGCAATTGGGTCTTCGACCAGGTGGGTGTGGCGCTTGACACCGCCGCCGACCGTCTGGCTGTCCAAGGTGCTCTGCCCCGATGGATCGCGAATGCCTGGACCCAGGAGCACGATCTCGGAATCTCCCGGCATGGTTTCGACTACGGCCAGGCTTGCCTTTGTTGCATGTACATGCCGTCCGGAAAATCCAAGGACGAGCACCAGCTGATTGCCGAGGAACTGGGAATACCGGAAGCACAGGAGCAGGTGAAAACGCTCCTGCAGACGAATGCCGGAGTTCCCAACGACTTTGTTGTTCGGGTGGCTGCTGCGATGGCTGTGCCGTTTGAACCGCTAGCCCCGTTTGTTGGCCAGCCGCTGCGCACCTTTTATCAGCAGGCGATCTGCGGCGGTCTGGTGTTCCAGCTCAGTGATGGAAGTCGCCTCGTTCGAGCCGCGGTTCCGATGGCGTTTCAGTCTGCGCTTGCCGGGATTATGCTTGCCGCGGAGCTGGTCAAGCATAGTGCGGGTTTTCCCATGGGCCCGATGACGAGCACTCGGGTGAATCTTTTGCGGCCCCTTGGCTCTCATTTGCACGATCCGAAGGCCAAAGATTCCAGCGGCCGCTGCATCTGTAGCGACGACGATTTCCTTGCCGCTTACAGGCGCAAATACGGCAAGAGCGTTGAGCAGCTAAGCGATGTCTCCGCCGCCTAA
- a CDS encoding Mov34/MPN/PAD-1 family protein, with protein MTELKDVTSVTLPRSCISTTHAHLRSVGREGNEGMALWVGVQQDRQFAVTETVIPAQRHIRTSDGVCVIVPAEELHRLNVWLYKSGLKLLAQIHSHPGRAYHSTTDDAYAVATTVGCLSLVVPNFAREPFDLARVAAYRLDAKANWNEVASAALMRMITITS; from the coding sequence ATGACTGAATTGAAAGATGTAACGAGCGTGACTCTCCCGCGGAGCTGCATCTCCACCACGCATGCGCATCTGCGCTCAGTTGGTCGCGAGGGCAATGAGGGGATGGCGCTCTGGGTCGGCGTTCAGCAAGACCGGCAATTTGCCGTGACAGAGACGGTTATCCCGGCGCAGCGTCACATTCGGACAAGCGATGGCGTTTGCGTGATAGTTCCGGCCGAAGAACTGCACCGGCTCAACGTCTGGCTCTACAAAAGCGGCCTGAAACTGTTGGCCCAGATTCACAGCCATCCGGGCCGCGCCTACCATTCGACGACCGACGACGCTTATGCGGTTGCTACAACGGTTGGGTGTCTGTCGCTGGTGGTGCCGAATTTCGCCCGTGAGCCTTTCGATCTTGCTCGCGTCGCTGCCTATCGACTTGACGCAAAGGCGAACTGGAATGAGGTCGCGTCCGCGGCCCTGATGCGAATGATCACGATAACGAGCTGA
- a CDS encoding putative metal-binding protein → MPEPQTVDPEVSRAKFDREIGRFRPYADAYRAQGCFLLEASFPRAFFIFGSPKLKPRVISAASEVDFTNYDLRPPSVGFVDPFTRQRIARKDLYLKMLRRPPLPGTPPEMIGALIQQNAVPLTDFIQANGPEHEPFLCMAGVREYHDNPAHSGDPWLLHRGSGEGCLAFILDKIIKYGINPIEQLQIQLQPTIVGMAVSPQAIPE, encoded by the coding sequence GTGCCTGAACCCCAAACTGTGGATCCGGAGGTCTCCCGAGCGAAGTTTGATCGGGAGATCGGCCGTTTCCGGCCATATGCCGATGCCTATCGGGCTCAGGGCTGCTTCCTGCTTGAGGCGAGCTTCCCACGCGCTTTCTTTATTTTCGGAAGCCCCAAGTTAAAACCGCGGGTGATTAGCGCAGCGAGCGAGGTCGACTTCACCAACTACGACTTAAGACCGCCGTCGGTGGGCTTCGTCGATCCATTTACGCGCCAGCGGATTGCCCGGAAAGATCTATACCTGAAAATGCTGAGACGCCCGCCGCTGCCCGGGACGCCGCCGGAGATGATTGGAGCTCTCATCCAGCAGAACGCCGTGCCGCTGACGGACTTCATCCAGGCCAACGGGCCCGAGCACGAACCTTTCCTGTGCATGGCGGGAGTGCGGGAATACCACGATAATCCAGCCCATTCGGGTGACCCATGGCTACTTCATCGGGGTTCTGGAGAAGGCTGTTTGGCCTTCATTCTGGACAAGATCATCAAATACGGAATCAACCCTATAGAGCAGTTGCAGATTCAGCTCCAACCGACCATCGTGGGAATGGCGGTGTCGCCTCAGGCGATACCGGAATGA
- a CDS encoding DUF2604 domain-containing protein, whose protein sequence is MSKDSGKNDHAGGPGKIEITVVVNGQPTQVEANPNQPLHVVRTKALENTQNVAQPAENWEFKDEAGNLLDVDKKVGDLGFANTVTLFLSLKAGVAGA, encoded by the coding sequence ATGTCGAAGGATTCAGGTAAGAACGATCACGCCGGCGGGCCAGGCAAGATCGAGATCACGGTGGTGGTGAACGGCCAGCCCACGCAGGTCGAAGCCAATCCCAACCAGCCGCTGCACGTGGTTCGTACCAAAGCCCTTGAAAACACGCAGAACGTCGCCCAACCGGCCGAGAATTGGGAATTCAAGGACGAGGCCGGCAACTTGCTCGACGTCGACAAAAAAGTTGGCGATCTCGGTTTCGCGAACACTGTGACCCTGTTCCTCAGTCTGAAGGCGGGCGTTGCAGGTGCCTGA
- a CDS encoding PAN domain-containing protein: MLVRHNTALLEKAVDLVVKQAAIPTLEAEAAAYDRMARANAFRRMMTGAAVAVAAVGIGYGAALFFGREIRPPVAPDKPVEKHTDRLDPSDMTTQPKSVRTDPPKEAKPVEPSPAPLPKPDKVTEDFNKFLTKEVDFGGAHWTLTSGHYFTEENDPTWDRAWCYTRRLVNGVDVNTDLVNRLTPTATPQAPIAPPATLASVGLNDDSARELASKCAWLDGKAFSPADFELPSGRAEAAKKLIAQDGWDAMGFDLQGMPLMNLSFDQCQTRCEGDDQCQAITYDKKHSACFLKGDASILVRAPDAAMAAKPAVASKVEYSSLVFYKNTVVVGDSYSNEPSNYASCVTACAVDQKCLGFNFDGPNNMCSMLNQVSSLSVFKGVASGTKAAGNQ; the protein is encoded by the coding sequence GTGCTGGTCCGGCATAACACTGCACTTCTCGAAAAGGCGGTCGACCTGGTCGTCAAGCAAGCGGCAATTCCCACTCTGGAGGCTGAAGCTGCAGCCTACGACAGGATGGCCCGCGCTAATGCCTTCCGCAGGATGATGACGGGCGCAGCCGTGGCGGTTGCTGCGGTCGGCATTGGTTATGGAGCAGCATTGTTCTTCGGGCGTGAGATCAGACCGCCAGTCGCGCCTGATAAGCCGGTCGAGAAGCACACCGACAGACTCGATCCGTCTGACATGACCACACAACCCAAGTCGGTCCGAACCGATCCACCTAAGGAAGCAAAGCCGGTCGAGCCTTCACCGGCACCGCTGCCCAAGCCTGACAAGGTGACCGAGGATTTCAACAAGTTCCTCACGAAGGAGGTCGACTTCGGGGGTGCTCACTGGACGCTTACATCGGGGCACTACTTCACCGAAGAGAACGATCCCACTTGGGATCGAGCGTGGTGCTACACCCGTCGGCTTGTGAACGGCGTCGATGTCAACACAGACCTTGTAAACCGGCTGACCCCAACGGCGACGCCCCAAGCTCCCATCGCGCCGCCAGCGACACTCGCATCAGTCGGGCTAAACGACGATTCCGCCAGGGAGCTTGCATCCAAATGTGCTTGGCTCGACGGCAAGGCTTTTAGCCCAGCAGACTTCGAGCTCCCTTCTGGACGGGCCGAAGCGGCCAAGAAGCTCATCGCGCAAGATGGTTGGGACGCGATGGGGTTCGACCTCCAAGGAATGCCGCTCATGAACCTCTCGTTCGATCAATGCCAGACCAGATGCGAGGGTGACGATCAATGTCAGGCCATCACCTATGACAAGAAGCACTCCGCGTGCTTCCTGAAGGGCGATGCCTCGATCCTGGTTAGGGCTCCGGACGCCGCCATGGCAGCAAAGCCCGCGGTCGCGAGCAAGGTCGAGTATTCCAGCCTAGTCTTCTACAAGAATACGGTGGTCGTAGGCGATTCCTATTCGAACGAGCCTAGCAATTATGCCAGTTGCGTCACTGCTTGCGCCGTGGACCAGAAATGCTTGGGCTTCAATTTCGATGGTCCGAACAACATGTGTTCGATGCTGAACCAGGTGTCCTCGCTCTCTGTCTTCAAGGGCGTGGCTTCGGGAACGAAGGCAGCCGGCAATCAATGA
- a CDS encoding thermonuclease family protein: MKHFRAKRSRASRWASVPLRLVLVTVAAATALVTQFVMHNTGSLPEINLQNLIKPKPVAIGGVASVIDGDTIEVHGQRIRLNGIDAPESRQYCDDAKGFEYPCGRRSAQALDDFLAASRPIHCSFVTWDRYGRFVGDCTRSDGANVAAWMVEHGEALDWPKYSQGEYATQQSKASAARVGLWVGSFQAPWDWRAQHSDDEPTTAPLSVFSSGNAGCNIKGNISAEGERIYHIPGQKYYSVTLISPAKGERWFCSEAEAVAAGWRRSKR, encoded by the coding sequence ATGAAGCATTTCCGCGCCAAGCGCTCTCGCGCCAGCCGTTGGGCAAGCGTGCCGCTCCGCCTCGTGCTGGTAACTGTGGCGGCGGCTACCGCCCTGGTGACGCAGTTTGTCATGCATAACACCGGCTCGCTGCCAGAGATCAATTTGCAAAACCTGATCAAGCCGAAGCCAGTCGCGATTGGTGGAGTCGCCTCGGTCATCGATGGCGATACGATCGAGGTACATGGTCAACGAATACGCCTCAACGGGATCGACGCGCCGGAGAGCCGCCAGTACTGCGACGATGCGAAGGGGTTCGAATATCCCTGCGGCCGGCGTTCCGCCCAAGCGCTGGATGATTTCCTGGCTGCCTCCAGGCCGATTCACTGCTCGTTCGTTACGTGGGATCGCTACGGGCGCTTTGTCGGAGATTGCACCCGATCTGACGGTGCCAACGTGGCGGCGTGGATGGTCGAGCATGGCGAAGCTCTCGATTGGCCGAAGTACAGTCAGGGCGAATATGCAACGCAACAATCGAAGGCCAGTGCTGCGAGGGTCGGTTTATGGGTGGGATCTTTTCAGGCGCCGTGGGACTGGCGAGCGCAACATAGTGACGACGAGCCAACGACTGCACCGCTTTCAGTTTTCAGTAGCGGAAATGCCGGCTGCAATATCAAGGGCAATATATCGGCTGAGGGCGAACGCATCTATCACATACCGGGACAAAAATATTATAGCGTAACCCTAATTAGCCCGGCTAAGGGGGAAAGGTGGTTCTGCTCGGAAGCCGAGGCCGTCGCAGCCGGTTGGAGACGGTCAAAGCGGTAG
- a CDS encoding excalibur calcium-binding domain-containing protein produces the protein MRRKISMCVAIVALSVSGCAADYLNNYDTMTLASGDSARQNQLLQTVDPFNPNSNNTKIEGDGQRMTAVIQRYRGTPQPASALPNNGADLDCAGGRGNNPVVQGPVSVGPSDRNHLDRDHDGVGCER, from the coding sequence ATGCGAAGGAAGATCTCGATGTGCGTCGCAATCGTGGCCTTGAGTGTTAGCGGCTGCGCGGCCGACTATCTCAACAACTACGACACGATGACGTTGGCGTCAGGTGACTCCGCTCGCCAGAACCAGCTTCTCCAGACGGTCGACCCGTTCAACCCCAACAGCAACAACACGAAGATCGAGGGCGACGGGCAGCGGATGACGGCTGTCATTCAAAGGTACCGCGGAACGCCGCAGCCGGCGTCTGCCTTGCCAAACAACGGCGCCGATCTGGACTGCGCCGGCGGTAGAGGCAACAACCCTGTCGTCCAGGGACCTGTCTCGGTCGGCCCGTCCGATCGCAACCACCTTGACCGTGATCATGATGGCGTGGGTTGCGAGAGGTAG
- the nodB gene encoding chitooligosaccharide deacetylase NodB — translation MKHLDKIYEVQSECADGTGRPSVYLTFDDGPDPFFTPQILDVLAQNGVPATFFVIGAYAAEHPDLLQRMIAEGHEVGNHTMSHPDLSKCGLGEVQREVFEANRAIMGACPQASIRYIRAPYGAWSEEVFTASQIAGLAALHWSIDPRDWARPGTDAIVDAVLASVRPGAIVLLHDGCPPDDSGTQAGLRDQTVVALSNLIPALHASGYEIRSLPVHH, via the coding sequence ATGAAGCATCTTGATAAGATATATGAGGTGCAGAGTGAATGCGCTGATGGAACCGGCCGTCCGAGCGTTTACCTGACGTTTGACGACGGTCCCGATCCATTTTTCACACCACAGATACTCGATGTGCTGGCGCAAAACGGGGTGCCAGCGACTTTCTTCGTCATTGGTGCCTATGCCGCAGAGCACCCGGATCTCCTTCAGCGAATGATCGCAGAAGGGCACGAGGTGGGCAACCACACGATGTCTCATCCGGATCTGTCCAAATGCGGCTTGGGCGAAGTGCAACGTGAGGTATTTGAGGCGAACCGTGCCATCATGGGAGCATGCCCGCAGGCTTCGATCCGCTACATTCGCGCGCCATACGGCGCCTGGAGCGAAGAAGTGTTCACTGCGTCACAGATCGCCGGGCTGGCCGCCCTTCATTGGTCGATAGACCCAAGAGACTGGGCGCGGCCCGGCACCGACGCGATCGTCGATGCAGTGCTCGCTTCGGTCCGGCCTGGCGCAATCGTGCTCTTGCATGACGGTTGCCCTCCCGACGATTCCGGCACTCAAGCCGGTCTGCGCGACCAGACCGTTGTGGCGCTGTCCAATCTGATTCCGGCATTACATGCCAGCGGATATGAAATTCGCTCGCTTCCAGTACATCACTGA
- a CDS encoding PLP-dependent aminotransferase family protein: MVQFPSPGGSNRSYGMGARQIYESLREQILRGVYNTGSQLPSSRGLAEELGVSRTTVTAAYEQLAAEGFIDVRQGARHRVASSLIGPELTANPQKQAGPGHLSNYGERLRGARRWPDYLPNRLKIDFRYGDLAPSDFPASVWKRTMNAVMAQRPARLAYDHPCGSRRLRQALQGYLWRARTVRCDPEQIVIVNGSQQGLDLCARLLLDPGDSFVIEDPCYRMAREVFASTGATPVPVEVDEHGMQTEQLAGVAARLAYATPSHQFPLGGVMPIARRHQLLEWARDEGAYVIEDDYDSEYRYDISPVPPLHSLEDHGAVIYLGTISKTLSPMLRIGYLVVPVELQQVFETAKQFADRHSPIAEQESLASLIESGSYENHVRRVRRLNGERREVLLTTMKRSFQDRIAVQGAEAGLHVVIWFNDLPRSRETALVEAARYAGLGLHPISPLYHRQSGAGEADRVGLVVGYSALGIRQIEKGVEMLRDVVAQL, translated from the coding sequence ATGGTCCAGTTTCCAAGTCCCGGTGGCTCAAACCGCTCGTACGGCATGGGTGCGCGCCAGATCTACGAATCGCTTCGCGAGCAGATCCTCAGAGGCGTCTACAACACCGGCAGCCAACTGCCCTCCTCACGTGGTCTCGCCGAGGAACTTGGAGTCTCGCGGACGACCGTCACCGCTGCCTACGAGCAGCTGGCGGCGGAAGGTTTCATCGACGTCCGTCAAGGCGCGCGCCATCGTGTCGCGTCCTCGCTGATCGGACCTGAGCTAACGGCCAATCCCCAAAAACAGGCCGGCCCGGGTCACTTGTCAAACTATGGCGAACGGCTGCGTGGCGCTCGGCGCTGGCCGGATTACCTGCCCAACAGGCTGAAGATCGATTTCCGATATGGCGACCTGGCGCCCTCAGATTTCCCGGCATCCGTTTGGAAGCGCACGATGAACGCGGTGATGGCGCAGCGGCCGGCACGGCTCGCCTACGACCATCCATGCGGTTCGCGCCGGCTGCGCCAGGCGCTTCAGGGCTATCTCTGGCGCGCTCGTACTGTGCGCTGCGACCCTGAGCAGATCGTCATCGTCAATGGTTCGCAGCAGGGGCTCGATCTCTGCGCGCGCCTGCTGCTCGACCCAGGGGACAGCTTCGTCATTGAGGACCCCTGCTACAGGATGGCGCGCGAGGTCTTTGCCAGTACAGGTGCCACGCCGGTTCCCGTCGAGGTTGACGAGCACGGCATGCAGACGGAGCAACTGGCGGGCGTCGCGGCCCGGCTTGCCTATGCGACGCCGTCGCATCAGTTTCCGCTCGGCGGCGTCATGCCGATCGCGCGGCGGCATCAGCTTCTGGAATGGGCGCGGGACGAGGGCGCCTACGTCATCGAGGACGACTACGACAGCGAATATCGCTACGATATCAGCCCCGTTCCCCCGCTGCACAGCCTGGAGGATCATGGGGCCGTCATCTACCTAGGCACCATCTCCAAGACGCTCTCGCCGATGCTGCGCATCGGCTATCTCGTCGTGCCGGTGGAATTGCAGCAGGTTTTCGAAACTGCCAAGCAGTTTGCCGACCGGCATTCTCCGATAGCCGAGCAGGAGTCATTGGCCTCCCTGATCGAGAGCGGCAGCTATGAAAACCATGTGCGCCGCGTGCGCCGCCTCAACGGCGAGCGCCGGGAAGTATTGCTGACCACCATGAAACGGAGTTTTCAAGATAGGATCGCCGTCCAGGGGGCAGAGGCTGGACTGCACGTCGTCATATGGTTCAACGACCTGCCGCGGTCGCGCGAAACGGCGTTGGTCGAAGCCGCGCGATACGCGGGTCTAGGTCTGCACCCCATTTCGCCGCTTTATCATCGGCAGTCGGGAGCAGGAGAGGCCGATCGCGTCGGGCTTGTCGTGGGCTATTCCGCCTTGGGCATCCGGCAGATCGAAAAAGGCGTCGAGATGCTGCGGGACGTCGTCGCTCAACTCTGA